The following proteins are encoded in a genomic region of Brachypodium distachyon strain Bd21 chromosome 1, Brachypodium_distachyon_v3.0, whole genome shotgun sequence:
- the LOC100821853 gene encoding uncharacterized protein LOC100821853, with protein MLLRPSRLPRLPPRCLRSVSPMASTLALLRPSAPSPLAATSARSSAAAVRVPSRSRVSLRVSLGSEVAAGPDTLFADYKPTTAFLFPGQGAQAVGMGKDALNVQAAAELFDKANDILGYDLLNLCIDGPKEKLNSTVISQPAIYVTSLAAVEVLRAREDGQSVINSVDVTCGLSLGEYTALAFAGAFSFEDGLKLVKLRGEAMQDASDAANSAMVSVIGLDSEKVQQLCDAANEDVDEKEKVQIANFLCPGNYAVSGGVKGIEAVEAKAKSFKARMTVRLAVAGAFHTSFMQPAVSRLESALAATEIRSPRIPVISNVDAQPHSDPGTIKKILAQQVTSPVQWETTVNNLLGKGLEKSYELGPGKVIAGIIKRINKGASIENIGA; from the exons ATGCTCCTTCGCCCTTCTCGCCTCCCACGCCTCCCGCCTCGCTGCCTCCGCTCGGTCTCCCCGATGGCCTCTACTCTCGCCTTGCTCAGGCCCTCCGCGCCGAGCCCTCTCGCCGCCACGAGCGcgcggagctcggcggccgccgtcaGGGTGCCGTCCAGATCTCGGGTTTCTCTCAGGGTGTCCCTCGGATCGGAAGTTGCGGCAGGCCCCGACACGCTCTTCGCTGACTACAAACCCACCACCGCATTCCTCTTCCCCGGGCAG GGTGCTCAGGCTGTTGGAATGGGTAAAGATGCTCTTAATGTTCAAGCAGCCGCGGAACTATTTGATAAGGCAAATGATATACTTGG CTATGacttgttgaatctttgcatCGATGgaccaaaagaaaagttgaaCTCAACAGTAATCAGTCAG CCAGCTATATATGTTACCAGCCTTGCAGCTGTAGAGGTGTTGCGTGCACGTGAAGATGGCCAGTCCGTAATAAACTCTGTAGATGTCACATGTGGTCTCAGCTTGGGAGAATATACCGCGCTTGCATTTGCTGGTGCTTTTAG CTTTGAGGATGGCCTGAAGCTCGTTAAGCTTAGAGGAGAGGCCATGCAG GATGCTTCAGATGCTGCCAATAGTGCAATGGTTAGTGTGATTGGTCTAGATTCAGAAAAGGTGCAACAATTATGCGATGCTGCTAACGAGGACGTagatgaaaaggaaaaagttCAAATAGCAAATTTTCTGTGTCCT GGTAACTATGCAGTTTCTGGTGGTGTGAAGGGTATCGAAGCAGTTGAAGCCAAAGCGAAGTCTTTTAAGGCCAGAATGACG GTTCGCCTTGCTGTTGCTGGTGCTTTCCATACAAGCTTCATGCAACCTGCTGTTTCAAGATTGGAATCTGCATTGGCAGCTACAGAGATTAGATCACCAAGGATCCCAGTCATCTCCAATGTCGACGCACAGCCCCACTCAGATCCTGGCACAATCAAGAAGATTTTAGCACAACAG GTAACTTCTCCTGTACAATGGGAAACTACTGTGAATAATCTCTTGGGTAAAGGCCTTGAGAAAAGCTATGAACTCGGACCTGGAAAG GTTATAGCAGGAATCATTAAAAGGATCAACAAAGGTGCCAGCATCGAGAACATTGGTGCTTGA
- the LOC100822161 gene encoding 40S ribosomal protein S7, translating into MYTARKKIQKDKGVEPSEFEDSVAQAFFDLENNNQDLKSELKDLYINTAIQMDVVGNRKAVVIHVPYRLRKAFRKSHVKLVRELEKKFSGKDVVFIATRRIVRPPKKGSAVQRPRTRTLTAVHDGILEDVVYPAEIVGKRVRYRLDGSKIIKIFLDPKERNNTEYKLETFTAVYRRLCGKEVVFEYPVTETA; encoded by the exons ATGTATACCGCCAGGAAgaagatccagaaggacaagGGTGTCGAGCCCTCCGAGTTTGAGGATTCCGTCGCACAG GCTTTCTTCGATCTGGAGAACAACAACCAGGACCTCAAGAGTGAACTCAAGGACCTCTACATCAATACTGCTAT CCAGATGGATGTTGTCGGCAACAGGAAGGCCGTGGTGATCCATGTGCCGTACCGCCTGCGCAAGGCCTTCAGGAAGAGCCATGTCAAGCTCGTCAGGGAGCTGGAGAAGAAGTTCAGCGGCAAG GATGTAGTTTTTATTGCAACAAGGAGGATTGTGAGGCCACCCAAGAAGGGTTCAGCTGTTCAGCGCCCTCGCACCAGAACTCTCACTGCTGTTCATGATGGTATCTTGGAGGATGTTGTATACCCAGCTGAGATCGTTGGGAAGCGTGTCAGATACCGTTTGGATGGTTCCAAGATCATCAAG ATCTTCCTGGACCCCAAGGAGCGCAACAACACTGAATACAAGCTGGAGACTTTCACCGCAGTCTACCGCAGGCTTTGTGGCAAGGAAGTCGTCTTTGAGTACCCTGTGACCGAAACTGCTTGA
- the LOC100822475 gene encoding uncharacterized protein At5g01610, translated as MDQIMNKMGSYWLGQRANKEMSSAGDDIESLSTSVGDGAKWLVNKLKGKMQKPLPELLKEHDLPAGLFPREATNYEFDPETRRLTVHIPAACEVGYRDGSELRFDTTVSGTLDKGSLAAVEGLKAKVLVWARVTAVKADAAKVYFTAGIRKSRSREAYEVVRGAITVDEF; from the exons ATGGATCAGATCATGAACAAGATGGGCTCCTACTGGCTCGGCCAGAGGGCCAACAAGGAGATGTCTTCCGCCGGCGACGACATCgag TCGCTCTCAACCAGCGTCGGGGACGGAGCTAAATGGCTGGTGAACAAGCTCAAAGGCAAGATGCAGAAGCCGCTGCCGGAGCTGCTGAAGGAGCACGACCTGCCGGCGGGGCTGTTCCCGCGGGAGGCGACGAACTACGAGTTCGACCCGGAGACGCGGCGGCTGACGGTGCACATCCCGGCCGCCTGCGAGGTCGGCTACAGGGACGGCTCCGAGCTGCGCTTCGACACCACGGTGTCCGGCACGCTGGACAAGGGCAGCCTGGCGGCCGTGGAGGGCCTCAAGGCCAAGGTACTCGTATGGGCCAGGGTCACCGCCGTCAAGGCCGACGCCGCCAAGGTCTACTTCACCGCCGGCATCAGGAAGTCCCGCAGCCGCGAGGCCTACGAGGTCGTCAGGGGCGCCATCACCGTCGACGAGTTCTAA
- the LOC100822786 gene encoding mitoferrin isoform X1 codes for MPQDRFDHRGTNSSFPSPPPKWRHLLQISHPPLPLLYSTPESSSPSPTPLKTLTLPGPLAMAADYRTPDRLLPAAAEEPSQDPPKPVLSVAGPAAAATHDGLRFWQYMLAGSVAGLVEHTAMFPVDTLKTHMQAGAPPCRPTLSLGAALRAAVSGEGGALALYRGLPAMALGAGPAHAVYFSVYEFAKSRLSDRLGPNNPVAHASSGVLATVASDAVFTPMDTVKQRLQLTSSPYTGVSHCVRTVFRDEGLRAFFVSYRTTVLMNAPYTAVHFSTYEAAKRMLGDLAADEESLAVHATAGAAAGALAAAITTPLDVVKTQLQCQGVCGCERFSSSSIGDVFRTIIKRDGYIGLMRGWKPRMLFHAPAAAICWSTYEASKSFFERFNEKRRK; via the exons atgcctCAAGATCGATTTGACCACCGGGGCACCAactcctccttcccctcccctcctcctaaATGGCGACATCTTCTCCAAATCTCgcatcctcctcttccgcTTCTTTATTCCACCCCCGAGTCCTCCTCCCCGTCCCCGACCCCGctcaaaaccctaaccctaccGGGGCCACtagccatggccgccgacTACCGCACCCCGGACAGGCtcctgccggccgccgccgaggagccgTCCCAGGACCCACCCAAGCCCGTCCTTAGCGTTGcgggccccgccgccgccgccacccacgACGGCCTCCGGTTCTGGCAGTACATGCTCGCCGGCTCCGTCGCCGGTCTCGTCGAGCACACGGCGATGTTCCCGGTGGACACCCTCAAGACGCACATGCAGGCCGGtgcgccgccgtgccgcccgACCCTGTCGCTGGGGGCCGCGCTGCGCGCCGCGGTGTCCGGGGAGGGCGGCGCGCTCGCATTATACCGCGGCCTCCCCGCGATGGCGCTCGGCGCCGGACCCGCCCACGCCGTGTACTTCTCGGTCTACGAGTTCGCCAAGTCGCGGCTCTCGGACCGCCTCGGACCCAATAACCCCGTGGCTCACGCGTCCTCGGGGGTGCTCGCCACTGTCGCCAGCGACGCGGTGTTCACCCCGATGGACACCGTCAAGCAGCGGCTGCAGCTCACGAGCAGCCCCTACACAGGCGTCTCGCACTGCGTCCGCACAGTGTTCCGCGACGAGGGCCTCAGGGCGTTCTTCGTATCCTACCGGACTACAGTGTTGATGAACGCTCCATACACCGCTGTCCACTTCTCCACCTATGAGGCCGCGAAGCGGATGCTCGGGGACTTGGCCGCCGATGAGGAGTCGCTCGCTGTCCATGCCACTGCTGGTGCTGCAGCTGGTGCGCTCGCGGCCGCGATAACCACACCGCTCGACGTTGTCAAGACGCAGCTGCAGTGCCAG GGTGTATGCGGTTGTGAACGCTTCTCTAGTAGCTCTATAGGAGATGTGTTTAGAACAATCATAAAACGTGATGGATACATTGGGCTCATGAGAGGATGGAAGCCAAGAATGCTATTCCATGCACCAGCAGCTGCCATCTGCTGGTCCACATATGAAGCCTCGAAGTCATTCTTCGAAAGATTCAACgagaagaggagaaaataG
- the LOC100822786 gene encoding mitoferrin isoform X2, translating into MPQDRFDHRGTNSSFPSPPPKWRHLLQISHPPLPLLYSTPESSSPSPTPLKTLTLPGPLAMAADYRTPDRLLPAAAEEPSQDPPKPVLSVAGPAAAATHDGLRFWQYMLAGSVAGLVEHTAMFPVDTLKTHMQAGAPPCRPTLSLGAALRAAVSGEGGALALYRGLPAMALGAGPAHAVYFSVYEFAKSRLSDRLGPNNPVAHASSGVLATVASDAVFTPMDTVKQRLQLTSSPYTGVSHCVRTVFRDEGLRAFFVSYRTTVLMNAPYTAVHFSTYEAAKRMLGDLAADEESLAVHATAGAAAGALAAAITTPLDVVKTQLQCQLFQLISKIIGVTVCSKHSSFMRSFDLLVTQWVYAVVNASLVAL; encoded by the exons atgcctCAAGATCGATTTGACCACCGGGGCACCAactcctccttcccctcccctcctcctaaATGGCGACATCTTCTCCAAATCTCgcatcctcctcttccgcTTCTTTATTCCACCCCCGAGTCCTCCTCCCCGTCCCCGACCCCGctcaaaaccctaaccctaccGGGGCCACtagccatggccgccgacTACCGCACCCCGGACAGGCtcctgccggccgccgccgaggagccgTCCCAGGACCCACCCAAGCCCGTCCTTAGCGTTGcgggccccgccgccgccgccacccacgACGGCCTCCGGTTCTGGCAGTACATGCTCGCCGGCTCCGTCGCCGGTCTCGTCGAGCACACGGCGATGTTCCCGGTGGACACCCTCAAGACGCACATGCAGGCCGGtgcgccgccgtgccgcccgACCCTGTCGCTGGGGGCCGCGCTGCGCGCCGCGGTGTCCGGGGAGGGCGGCGCGCTCGCATTATACCGCGGCCTCCCCGCGATGGCGCTCGGCGCCGGACCCGCCCACGCCGTGTACTTCTCGGTCTACGAGTTCGCCAAGTCGCGGCTCTCGGACCGCCTCGGACCCAATAACCCCGTGGCTCACGCGTCCTCGGGGGTGCTCGCCACTGTCGCCAGCGACGCGGTGTTCACCCCGATGGACACCGTCAAGCAGCGGCTGCAGCTCACGAGCAGCCCCTACACAGGCGTCTCGCACTGCGTCCGCACAGTGTTCCGCGACGAGGGCCTCAGGGCGTTCTTCGTATCCTACCGGACTACAGTGTTGATGAACGCTCCATACACCGCTGTCCACTTCTCCACCTATGAGGCCGCGAAGCGGATGCTCGGGGACTTGGCCGCCGATGAGGAGTCGCTCGCTGTCCATGCCACTGCTGGTGCTGCAGCTGGTGCGCTCGCGGCCGCGATAACCACACCGCTCGACGTTGTCAAGACGCAGCTGCAGTGCCAG TTGTTTCAGCTCATCTCCAAGATTATTGGAGTCACTGTGTGCAGTAAACATTCTAGTTTCATGCGTTCCTTCGATCTGTTGGTCACACAGTG GGTGTATGCGGTTGTGAACGCTTCTCTAGTAGCTCTATAG